The Streptomyces sp. NBC_00691 genome has a segment encoding these proteins:
- the hpnH gene encoding adenosyl-hopene transferase HpnH, with translation MAMPLRQSIRVGTYLFEQKLRKREKFPLIVELEPLFACNLKCEGCGKIQHPAGVLKQRMPVAQAVGAVLESGAPMVSIAGGEPLMHPQIDEIVRQLVAKRKYVFLCTNAMLLRKKLENFTPSPYFAFAVHIDGLRERHDESVAKEGVFDEAVAAIKEAKRRGFRVTTNSTFFNTDTPQTIIEVLNYLNDDLQVDEMMISPAYAYEKAPDQEHFLGVEQTRELFKKAFAGGNRRRWRLNHSPLFLDFLEGKADFPCTAWAIPNYSLFGWQRPCYLMSDGYVPTYRELIEDTDWDKYGRGKDPRCANCMAHCGYEPTAVLATMGSLKESLRAVRETVSGNNG, from the coding sequence ATGGCCATGCCGCTCCGTCAGTCCATCCGGGTCGGGACCTATCTCTTCGAACAGAAGCTCCGCAAGCGTGAGAAGTTCCCGCTGATCGTCGAGCTCGAGCCGCTGTTCGCCTGCAACCTCAAGTGCGAGGGCTGCGGAAAGATCCAGCACCCGGCCGGCGTCCTCAAGCAGCGCATGCCGGTCGCCCAGGCGGTCGGCGCCGTCCTCGAGTCCGGCGCCCCCATGGTGTCCATCGCGGGCGGCGAGCCCCTGATGCACCCGCAGATCGACGAGATCGTGCGCCAGTTGGTGGCCAAGCGGAAGTACGTCTTCCTCTGCACCAACGCGATGCTGCTGCGCAAGAAGCTGGAGAACTTCACGCCCTCGCCGTACTTCGCCTTCGCCGTGCACATCGACGGCCTGCGCGAGCGGCACGACGAATCCGTCGCCAAGGAGGGCGTGTTCGACGAGGCGGTGGCGGCCATCAAGGAGGCCAAGCGGCGCGGTTTCCGCGTCACCACCAATTCGACCTTCTTCAACACCGACACCCCGCAGACCATCATCGAGGTGCTCAATTACCTCAACGACGACCTCCAGGTCGACGAGATGATGATCTCGCCCGCGTACGCGTACGAGAAGGCCCCCGACCAGGAGCACTTCCTCGGCGTCGAGCAGACCCGCGAGCTGTTCAAGAAGGCCTTCGCCGGCGGAAACCGGCGCCGCTGGCGCCTCAACCACTCGCCGCTCTTCCTGGACTTCCTGGAAGGAAAGGCGGACTTCCCCTGCACCGCCTGGGCCATTCCGAACTATTCGCTCTTCGGATGGCAGCGGCCCTGCTATCTCATGAGCGACGGATACGTCCCCACGTACCGCGAACTCATCGAGGACACCGACTGGGACAAGTACGGTCGCGGCAAGGACCCGCGCTGCGCCAACTGCATGGCGCACTGCGGCTACGAGCCCACCGCCGTCCTCGCCACCATGGGTTCCCTCAAGGAATCCCTGCGCGCGGTCCGGGAGACCGTCTCGGGGAACAACGGGTGA
- the shc gene encoding squalene--hopene cyclase gives MTATTDGSAGAVGPRAAAASTTNELRPGAAAAALDGTALPDASGLDEAAARAAERAAGHLLARQDPEGWWKGDLETNVTMDAEDLLLRQFLGILDADTTHAAALHIRREQREDGAWATFYGGPGDLSATVEAYVALRLAGDLPDAPHMARASAWVRAGGGIASARVFTRIWLALFGWWRWEDLPELPPELLFLPKWFPLNIYDFGCWARQTIVPLTVVSAKRPVRPAPFPLDELHTDPALPNPPRPLAPATGWDGLFQRLDKALHLYHRVAPRALRRTAMNQAARWIIERQENDGCWGGIQPPAVYSVIALHLLGYDLQHPVMRAGLASLDRFAVWREDGSRMVEACQSPVWDTCLAVIALADAGLEPDHPALLKAVDWMLDEEITRTGDWSVRRPELPPGGWAFEFHNDNYPDIDDTAEVLLAFRRVRHPDPARLEAAVARGARWTLGMQSKGGAWGAFDADNTSALPNKLPFCDFGEVIDPPSADVTAHVVEMLAFEGLARDPRTRGGIDWLLAAQEPNGAWFGRWGVNHVYGTGSVLPALTAAGLPVSHPAIRRAVHWLGTVQNEDGGWGEDLRSYHDETWIGRGASTASQTAWALIALLAAGERDSDPVRRGVAWLAETQREDGSWDEPYFTGTGFPWDFSINYHLYRLVFPLTALGRYVHGEPSPGKVR, from the coding sequence ATGACAGCGACGACCGACGGAAGCGCCGGGGCCGTGGGCCCCCGGGCGGCCGCGGCCAGCACGACGAACGAGCTCCGACCCGGTGCCGCCGCGGCGGCGCTCGACGGAACCGCCCTGCCCGACGCGTCCGGCCTCGACGAGGCCGCCGCGCGGGCGGCGGAGCGGGCCGCCGGGCATCTGCTCGCCCGGCAGGACCCCGAGGGCTGGTGGAAGGGCGACCTGGAGACCAACGTCACCATGGACGCCGAGGACCTCCTCCTCCGCCAGTTCCTGGGCATCCTCGACGCCGACACCACGCACGCCGCGGCCCTCCACATCCGCCGCGAGCAGCGTGAGGACGGCGCCTGGGCCACCTTCTACGGCGGGCCCGGCGACCTCTCCGCCACCGTCGAGGCCTATGTGGCCCTGCGGCTCGCCGGAGACCTGCCCGACGCCCCGCACATGGCCCGGGCCTCCGCCTGGGTCCGGGCCGGCGGGGGCATCGCCTCCGCCCGGGTCTTCACCAGGATCTGGCTCGCCCTCTTCGGCTGGTGGCGCTGGGAGGATCTGCCCGAGCTGCCTCCGGAACTCCTCTTCCTGCCCAAGTGGTTCCCGCTCAACATCTACGACTTCGGCTGCTGGGCCCGGCAGACCATCGTGCCGCTCACCGTGGTCTCCGCGAAGCGCCCGGTCCGCCCCGCACCCTTCCCGCTCGACGAGCTGCACACCGACCCCGCCCTGCCGAACCCGCCCCGGCCGCTCGCCCCCGCCACCGGCTGGGACGGGCTCTTCCAGCGCCTCGACAAGGCGCTGCACCTCTACCACCGGGTGGCGCCGCGCGCCCTGCGCAGGACCGCGATGAACCAGGCCGCGCGCTGGATCATCGAGCGCCAGGAGAACGACGGCTGCTGGGGCGGCATCCAGCCGCCCGCCGTCTACTCGGTCATCGCCCTCCACCTCCTCGGCTACGACCTCCAGCACCCCGTCATGCGGGCCGGACTCGCCTCGCTCGACCGGTTCGCGGTCTGGCGCGAGGACGGCTCGCGGATGGTCGAGGCCTGTCAGTCGCCGGTCTGGGACACCTGCCTCGCCGTCATCGCGCTCGCCGACGCCGGGCTCGAACCCGACCACCCGGCCCTGTTGAAGGCCGTCGACTGGATGCTCGACGAGGAGATCACCCGGACCGGGGACTGGTCCGTCCGGAGGCCCGAACTGCCGCCGGGCGGCTGGGCGTTCGAGTTCCACAACGACAACTACCCCGACATCGACGACACCGCGGAAGTGCTCCTCGCCTTCCGCAGGGTCAGGCACCCCGACCCCGCCCGGCTGGAAGCGGCCGTCGCCCGGGGCGCGCGGTGGACCCTCGGGATGCAGTCGAAGGGCGGCGCCTGGGGCGCCTTCGACGCCGACAACACCAGTGCCCTCCCCAACAAGCTGCCCTTCTGCGACTTCGGCGAGGTGATCGACCCGCCCTCCGCCGACGTCACCGCCCATGTCGTGGAGATGCTCGCCTTCGAGGGACTGGCCCGGGACCCCCGTACCCGCGGGGGAATCGACTGGCTGCTGGCCGCGCAGGAGCCGAACGGTGCCTGGTTCGGCCGCTGGGGCGTGAACCACGTGTACGGCACGGGATCGGTGCTCCCCGCGCTCACCGCGGCCGGGCTCCCCGTCTCCCACCCGGCGATCCGCCGGGCCGTCCACTGGCTCGGTACCGTCCAGAACGAGGACGGCGGCTGGGGCGAGGACCTCCGCTCGTACCACGACGAGACATGGATCGGGCGCGGCGCCTCCACCGCCTCCCAGACCGCCTGGGCGCTGATCGCCCTCCTCGCGGCCGGCGAGCGGGACTCCGACCCCGTCCGCCGCGGGGTCGCCTGGCTGGCCGAGACCCAGCGCGAGGACGGCTCCTGGGACGAGCCGTACTTCACGGGAACCGGCTTCCCCTGGGACTTCTCGATCAACTACCACCTCTACCGTCTGGTCTTCCCGCTCACGGCGCTCGGACGCTACGTGCACGGGGAGCCCTCGCCCGGCAAGGTCCGCTGA
- a CDS encoding SGNH/GDSL hydrolase family protein, with protein sequence MADDSRSRDTHAFGSYAAIGDSFTEGVGDPGPDGTYVGWADRFAVLLADQLPEHDAFRYANLAVRGRLLDQIVAEQVPRAKELAPDLVTFCAGGNDIIRPGTDPDEVAERFERAVADLTSAVGTVMVTTGFDTRGVALLKHLRGKIATYNGHVRAVADRYGCPVLDLWSLKSVQDRRAWDDDRLHLSSDGHTRVALRAAQVLGMPVPADPDQEWPPVPPRGTLEVRRDDIHWAREYLVPWIGRRLRGESSGDHVEAKRPDLMPL encoded by the coding sequence GTGGCAGACGATTCGAGATCAAGAGACACGCACGCATTCGGGTCGTACGCGGCGATCGGTGACAGCTTCACCGAGGGCGTCGGAGACCCCGGGCCCGACGGGACGTACGTCGGCTGGGCGGACCGCTTCGCGGTGCTGCTCGCCGACCAGCTGCCGGAGCACGACGCCTTCCGCTACGCCAACCTGGCCGTACGCGGGCGCCTCCTCGACCAGATCGTGGCGGAACAGGTCCCCCGGGCGAAGGAACTCGCCCCCGACCTGGTGACCTTCTGCGCCGGAGGGAACGACATCATCCGCCCCGGCACGGACCCCGACGAGGTCGCCGAGCGCTTCGAGCGCGCCGTGGCCGACCTGACCTCCGCCGTCGGCACCGTGATGGTGACCACCGGCTTCGACACGCGCGGCGTCGCGCTCCTCAAGCACCTGCGCGGCAAGATCGCCACGTACAACGGGCACGTCCGGGCCGTCGCGGACCGCTACGGCTGCCCGGTCCTCGACCTCTGGTCCCTGAAGTCCGTGCAGGACCGGCGAGCCTGGGACGACGACCGGCTGCACCTCTCGTCGGACGGCCACACCCGGGTCGCCCTGCGCGCCGCCCAGGTCCTCGGCATGCCGGTGCCGGCCGACCCGGACCAGGAGTGGCCGCCGGTGCCCCCGCGCGGCACGCTCGAGGTGCGCCGCGACGACATCCACTGGGCCAGGGAGTACCTCGTGCCCTGGATCGGGCGGCGACTGCGCGGCGAGAGCTCCGGCGACCACGTCGAGGCGAAGCGCCCCGACCTCATGCCCCTGTAG
- a CDS encoding helix-turn-helix domain-containing protein codes for MDHVPGETSPDPVTPAPGAPGAAGPDVLPDVAPQLRALRRRRGLTLEAAAQRAGLSPAHLSRLETGNRQPSLPMLLALARIYGTTVSELLGETPPERDPVVRAGRSEPVEADGWIYRQAGGAGRALQCLRVHVPYATRGDIVRVHPGEEWIHVLSGRVRLALGEAVHVLDPGDSAHFDSFTPHRIGAATPGGAELLFVHTLLQSPVAELCLGDGTPHRL; via the coding sequence ATGGACCACGTCCCCGGGGAGACCTCCCCGGACCCCGTCACTCCGGCCCCCGGCGCCCCTGGCGCCGCCGGCCCCGACGTCCTGCCGGACGTCGCCCCGCAGCTGCGGGCCCTGCGCCGCCGCCGGGGACTCACCCTGGAGGCCGCCGCCCAGCGGGCCGGCCTCTCGCCGGCCCACCTCTCGCGCCTGGAGACGGGGAACCGGCAGCCCTCGCTCCCGATGCTGCTCGCCCTCGCCCGTATCTACGGTACGACGGTCTCCGAGCTGCTCGGCGAGACGCCCCCCGAACGCGACCCCGTCGTCCGCGCCGGGCGTTCCGAGCCCGTCGAGGCCGACGGCTGGATCTACCGCCAGGCGGGCGGCGCCGGGCGCGCCCTGCAGTGCCTGCGGGTCCATGTGCCGTACGCCACCCGGGGCGACATCGTGCGTGTCCACCCCGGCGAGGAGTGGATCCACGTCCTGTCGGGCCGGGTGCGGCTCGCGCTCGGCGAGGCCGTCCACGTCCTCGATCCCGGGGACAGCGCGCACTTCGACTCGTTCACCCCGCACCGGATCGGAGCGGCGACCCCCGGCGGGGCCGAGCTGCTCTTCGTCCACACCCTGTTGCAGAGCCCCGTCGCCGAGCTGTGTCTCGGCGACGGAACACCGCACCGGCTTTGA
- a CDS encoding polyprenyl synthetase family protein: MSVSTGTRGETVPTVPPGNPAVDTADVSALLERGRTLSTPVLRAAVDRLAPPMDTVAAYHFGWIDAQGNPADGDSGKAVRPALALLSAEAAGVAPEVGIPGAVAVELVHNFSLLHDDLMDGDEQRRHRDTVWKVHGPAQAILVGDALFALANEILLELGTVEAGRATRRLTTASRKLIDGQAQDISYEHRERVTVEECLEMEGNKTGALLACAVSIGAVLGGADDRTADKLEEYGYHLGLAFQAVDDLLGIWGDPEATGKQTWSDLRQRKKSLPVVAALAAGGPASERLGELLAADAKSNDFDTFSEEEFATRAALIEEAGGREWTSQEARRQHTIAIEALDEVDMPARVRAQLVALADFVVVRKR; encoded by the coding sequence ATGAGTGTGAGTACCGGAACAAGAGGAGAGACCGTGCCGACTGTGCCGCCGGGTAATCCGGCCGTCGACACCGCGGACGTGTCCGCACTGCTGGAGCGGGGGCGGACCCTGTCCACCCCCGTACTGCGGGCGGCCGTCGACCGCCTCGCGCCGCCCATGGACACCGTGGCCGCCTACCACTTCGGCTGGATCGACGCGCAGGGCAACCCCGCGGACGGGGACAGCGGCAAGGCCGTCCGCCCCGCGCTCGCCCTGCTGTCGGCCGAGGCCGCGGGCGTCGCCCCCGAGGTCGGGATCCCCGGTGCCGTCGCCGTGGAGCTCGTCCACAACTTCTCGCTGCTGCACGACGACCTGATGGACGGGGACGAGCAGCGCCGCCACCGCGACACCGTGTGGAAGGTGCACGGCCCCGCGCAGGCCATCCTGGTCGGCGACGCCCTGTTCGCCCTGGCCAACGAGATCCTGCTGGAGCTCGGCACGGTGGAGGCCGGCCGGGCGACCCGCCGGCTCACCACCGCGAGCCGCAAGCTCATCGACGGCCAGGCCCAGGACATCTCCTACGAGCACCGCGAGCGGGTCACCGTCGAGGAGTGCCTGGAGATGGAGGGCAACAAGACCGGCGCCCTGCTCGCCTGCGCGGTCTCCATCGGTGCGGTCCTCGGCGGCGCCGACGACCGCACGGCCGACAAGCTAGAGGAGTACGGGTACCACCTCGGGCTCGCCTTCCAGGCCGTCGACGACCTGCTCGGCATCTGGGGCGACCCCGAGGCCACCGGCAAGCAGACCTGGAGCGACCTGCGCCAGCGCAAGAAGTCCCTGCCGGTCGTCGCGGCCCTCGCGGCCGGCGGCCCCGCATCCGAGCGGCTCGGCGAACTCCTCGCCGCGGACGCCAAGTCCAACGACTTCGACACCTTCTCCGAGGAGGAGTTCGCCACCCGCGCGGCCCTCATCGAGGAGGCCGGAGGACGCGAGTGGACCTCCCAGGAGGCCCGCCGCCAGCACACGATCGCGATCGAGGCCCTCGACGAGGTGGACATGCCCGCCCGGGTGCGGGCGCAGCTCGTCGCGCTGGCCGACTTCGTGGTCGTACGGAAGAGATGA
- a CDS encoding phosphorylase family protein, whose translation MGREPGPGAPPLLIACALGIEQLALRSGDRADAPGPVTVLRTGMGPDKARRAVSRALGTHGWQDAAVIASGFCAGLAPGMHPGDLIVAEEARGPDGTISCTGTELLVKALVRAVPGRAVHTGPLTGSDHVVRGPERAALRATGAIAVDMESAATLGTARGGPGPDGRPVAAVRVVVDAPEHELVRIGTVRGGISAFRVLRAVLPAFFEWHRSLLLPRR comes from the coding sequence ATGGGGCGCGAGCCGGGCCCCGGCGCCCCGCCGCTGCTGATCGCCTGTGCCCTCGGCATCGAGCAGCTCGCCCTGCGCAGCGGGGACCGGGCCGACGCCCCCGGGCCCGTCACCGTGCTCCGGACCGGCATGGGGCCCGACAAGGCACGCCGGGCCGTCTCCCGGGCCCTCGGCACGCACGGATGGCAGGACGCCGCCGTCATCGCCTCCGGTTTCTGCGCGGGGCTCGCCCCCGGGATGCACCCGGGGGACCTGATCGTCGCCGAGGAGGCCCGCGGTCCCGACGGCACGATCTCCTGCACCGGGACCGAGCTCCTGGTGAAGGCGCTGGTCAGAGCCGTGCCCGGGCGGGCCGTGCACACCGGGCCGCTGACCGGCTCCGACCATGTGGTGCGGGGCCCCGAGCGGGCCGCGCTGCGCGCCACCGGCGCCATCGCCGTCGACATGGAGTCCGCCGCGACGCTGGGAACGGCCCGCGGCGGTCCGGGGCCGGACGGCCGCCCGGTTGCGGCCGTCCGGGTGGTCGTGGACGCTCCAGAACATGAACTGGTCCGGATCGGCACGGTGCGCGGGGGAATATCGGCCTTCCGTGTTCTTCGTGCCGTCCTTCCCGCATTCTTCGAATGGCACCGTTCTTTGCTGCTCCCCAGGAGGTGA
- a CDS encoding aspartate aminotransferase family protein has protein sequence MKGEFDLRALLAERGGERYELHARHLNHQLPRMLHTIGFDKVYERAEGAHFWDADGVDHLDMLAGFGVMGLGRHHPVVRKALHDVLDAQLADLTRFDCQPLPGLLAERLLAHSPHLDRVFFGSSGTEAVETALKFARYATGRPRVVYCSHAFHGLTTGSLSVNGENGFRDGFAPLLPDTAIGLGDLDALERELRRGDVAAFIVEPIQGKGVHEAPPGFLRAAQELLHRHGALLIVDEVQTGLGRTGDFYAYQHEDGVEPDLVCVAKALSGGYVPVGATLGKDWIFKKVYSSMDRVLVHSASFGSNAQAMAAGLAVLSVMEDEGTVAHARRIGDLLSGRLKELVPRYELLHEIRGRGLMIGIEFGRPSSLGLRGRWTMLQAARKGLFAQMVVVPLLQRHQILTQVSGDHLEVIKLIPPLVVDEADVDRFVTAFTAVMDDAHGGGGLMWDFGKTLVKQAVAQR, from the coding sequence GTGAAGGGTGAGTTCGACCTGCGGGCGCTGCTCGCCGAGCGCGGTGGCGAGCGGTACGAGCTCCACGCCCGCCACCTCAACCACCAGCTGCCACGCATGCTCCACACCATCGGCTTCGACAAGGTGTACGAGCGCGCCGAGGGAGCCCATTTCTGGGACGCCGACGGGGTCGACCACCTCGACATGCTCGCCGGCTTCGGCGTGATGGGTCTCGGACGGCACCACCCCGTCGTCCGCAAGGCCCTCCACGACGTCCTGGACGCCCAGCTCGCCGACCTCACCCGGTTCGACTGCCAGCCGCTGCCCGGACTCCTCGCCGAGCGGCTGCTGGCGCACAGCCCGCACCTGGACCGGGTCTTCTTCGGCAGCAGCGGCACGGAGGCCGTGGAGACCGCCCTCAAGTTCGCCCGGTACGCCACCGGGCGGCCCAGGGTCGTCTACTGCTCCCACGCCTTCCACGGGCTCACCACCGGCTCCCTCTCCGTCAACGGGGAGAACGGCTTCCGGGACGGCTTCGCCCCGCTGCTGCCCGACACGGCGATCGGGCTCGGTGACCTCGACGCCCTGGAGCGGGAGCTGCGCAGGGGCGACGTGGCCGCCTTCATCGTCGAGCCCATCCAGGGCAAGGGTGTCCACGAGGCCCCGCCGGGTTTCCTGCGCGCCGCGCAGGAGCTGCTGCACCGGCACGGGGCGCTGCTCATCGTCGACGAGGTGCAGACCGGCCTCGGCAGGACCGGCGACTTCTACGCCTACCAGCACGAGGACGGCGTCGAACCCGACCTGGTCTGCGTCGCCAAGGCGCTCTCCGGCGGCTACGTGCCGGTCGGCGCCACCCTCGGCAAGGACTGGATCTTCAAGAAGGTCTACTCGTCGATGGACCGGGTCCTGGTCCACTCGGCGAGCTTCGGCTCGAACGCTCAGGCCATGGCGGCCGGGCTCGCCGTCCTCTCGGTCATGGAGGACGAGGGGACGGTCGCGCACGCCCGCCGGATCGGTGACCTGCTCTCCGGGCGGCTGAAGGAGCTCGTGCCCCGGTACGAGCTGCTCCACGAGATCCGCGGGCGCGGGCTGATGATCGGGATCGAGTTCGGCCGGCCGTCCTCGCTGGGGCTGCGCGGGCGCTGGACGATGCTCCAGGCGGCCAGGAAGGGCCTCTTCGCCCAGATGGTCGTCGTCCCGCTGCTCCAGCGGCACCAGATCCTCACCCAGGTCTCCGGGGACCATCTGGAGGTGATCAAGCTGATCCCGCCCCTGGTCGTCGACGAGGCGGACGTGGACCGGTTCGTCACCGCCTTCACGGCGGTCATGGACGACGCCCACGGCGGCGGCGGGCTGATGTGGGACTTCGGGAAGACCCTGGTGAAACAGGCCGTCGCACAGCGCTGA
- a CDS encoding DUF6126 family protein produces the protein MSEKSRSVTGEERGEGKFPKGLVLRLFAYLVAGHLFAGFLYLLFMLGGQNQ, from the coding sequence ATGTCCGAGAAGTCACGATCCGTCACCGGTGAAGAGCGAGGTGAGGGCAAGTTCCCCAAGGGCCTCGTCCTGCGCCTCTTCGCCTATCTGGTCGCCGGGCACCTCTTCGCCGGCTTCCTCTATCTGCTCTTCATGCTCGGCGGGCAGAACCAGTAG
- a CDS encoding M23 family metallopeptidase, whose translation MPAKGKHRRIKSNRLTRGIAAAGTGGAVVALPLLGATGAHAAEQAAPASAPGQAVTAAAKAPAVAEAAPAAKAAPTTYSVVRGDYLSKIAAEHHLAGGWQKLYADNRQVVGENPSLILPGMKLTLGAKSTAKAAAPKSAAPKAAPESSAKNGDTSRASRSSERSSAPAASTPSADASASQSSKSGASTSASGWVAPVSGGMSTPYRASGSMWSSGYHTGVDFMASTGTTVVAVGPGTVYSAGDGGAYGNQVVIQHADGTFSQYAHLSSISVSAGQTVSGGEQIGLSGATGNVTGPHLHFEMRTGPEYGSDIDPISTLRQHGVNI comes from the coding sequence ATGCCCGCGAAGGGTAAGCACCGCCGCATCAAGTCCAACCGCCTCACCCGCGGAATCGCCGCCGCCGGTACGGGAGGCGCCGTCGTCGCCCTCCCGCTCCTCGGTGCCACCGGCGCCCACGCCGCCGAGCAGGCCGCCCCGGCCTCCGCTCCCGGCCAGGCCGTCACCGCCGCCGCCAAGGCCCCGGCCGTCGCCGAGGCCGCGCCCGCCGCCAAGGCCGCGCCCACGACGTACTCCGTCGTGCGGGGTGACTACCTCTCGAAGATCGCCGCCGAGCACCACCTCGCCGGCGGCTGGCAGAAGCTGTACGCGGACAACCGTCAGGTCGTCGGGGAGAACCCCTCCCTCATCCTGCCGGGCATGAAGCTCACCCTCGGCGCCAAGAGCACCGCCAAGGCCGCCGCGCCGAAGAGTGCCGCGCCCAAGGCCGCCCCCGAGAGCTCCGCGAAGAACGGCGACACCTCGCGCGCCTCCCGGAGCAGCGAGCGCTCCTCCGCCCCGGCCGCGAGCACCCCGTCCGCGGACGCCTCCGCCTCGCAGTCCTCGAAGTCCGGCGCCTCGACCTCCGCCTCCGGCTGGGTCGCCCCGGTCAGCGGCGGCATGTCCACCCCGTACCGCGCCTCCGGCTCCATGTGGTCCTCCGGCTACCACACCGGTGTCGACTTCATGGCCTCCACCGGCACCACGGTCGTCGCGGTCGGCCCCGGCACCGTGTACTCCGCGGGCGACGGCGGCGCGTACGGCAACCAGGTCGTCATCCAGCACGCCGACGGCACCTTCTCGCAGTACGCCCACCTCTCCTCGATCTCCGTCTCCGCCGGCCAGACCGTGAGCGGCGGAGAGCAGATCGGCCTCTCCGGCGCGACCGGCAACGTCACCGGACCGCACCTGCACTTCGAGATGCGCACCGGTCCGGAGTACGGCTCCGACATCGACCCGATCTCCACCCTGCGTCAGCACGGCGTGAACATCTGA
- a CDS encoding STM4011 family radical SAM protein: MDLTLLYRGPLSSCDFDCPYCPFAKRRDSREQLRADRAALERFTGWAAGQTGDRLRVLFTPWGEGLVRSWYRRALVELSRLPHVERVAIQTNLSCRTDWLAEADRESVALWCTYHPGQTPYERFLARCGELAERGIRFSVGVVGLPEHTEHARRLRAALPSHVYLWVNAAEGHAYTDAEAAVWTRIDPLFPYSRQPHRSAGLPCRTGESVISVDGEGTVRRCHFVKAELGNLYDGSYRAALRPRACPLAVCDCHIGYVHLETLPLYDVFAGGVLERIPAVVRPPALPGTTGA; encoded by the coding sequence ATGGACCTGACCCTGCTCTACCGCGGGCCGCTCTCCTCCTGCGACTTCGACTGTCCGTACTGCCCGTTCGCCAAGCGCCGGGACAGCCGGGAGCAGCTCCGCGCGGACCGAGCGGCGCTCGAACGGTTCACCGGGTGGGCCGCCGGGCAGACCGGGGACCGGCTTCGCGTCCTCTTCACCCCGTGGGGCGAGGGCCTGGTCCGCTCCTGGTACCGGCGGGCGCTCGTCGAGCTGTCCCGGCTCCCCCATGTGGAGCGGGTGGCGATCCAGACGAACCTGAGCTGCCGTACCGACTGGCTGGCGGAGGCGGACCGGGAGAGCGTGGCGCTCTGGTGCACGTACCACCCGGGGCAGACGCCGTACGAGCGCTTCCTCGCCAGGTGCGGGGAGCTGGCGGAGCGGGGCATCCGCTTCAGCGTCGGCGTCGTCGGGCTTCCGGAGCACACGGAGCACGCCCGGCGGCTGCGGGCCGCGCTGCCGTCACACGTCTACCTCTGGGTGAACGCGGCGGAGGGGCACGCGTACACCGACGCGGAGGCCGCGGTGTGGACGCGGATCGACCCCCTCTTCCCCTACAGCCGCCAGCCGCACCGCTCGGCGGGGCTGCCGTGCCGGACCGGGGAGTCGGTGATCTCGGTGGACGGCGAGGGAACGGTCCGGCGCTGCCATTTCGTCAAGGCCGAGCTGGGGAACCTGTACGACGGCTCGTACCGCGCCGCCCTCCGCCCCCGTGCCTGCCCCCTCGCCGTCTGCGACTGTCACATCGGCTACGTCCATCTGGAGACGCTGCCGCTGTACGACGTGTTCGCCGGCGGGGTCCTGGAGCGGATCCCCGCCGTCGTCCGCCCGCCGGCCCTGCCCGGAACTACAGGGGCATGA
- a CDS encoding tyrosine-protein phosphatase, which produces MTQQLPQVPPIEANEPELAEVRNFRDVGGLPTTDGRAVHPGRLFRSGHLAHATEEDVTFLDSLGLHTVFDFRNLADRKIEGPDVDLPGVRNVNIPLNDPADGKEFWKLVRDGDIEQLREILGDGKAADRMSDSYRKMVVERTDEHSRILHSLAEDSLPALMHCAAGKDRAGLSIAITLLAVGVEREAIEADYVKSNAPHRRYKVRRSSTAPDAMSPEVMELLSPLFDARVEYLRGAFEMIEATWGSVDAYLSDGLKLSPETRERLRERLLTEA; this is translated from the coding sequence GTGACGCAGCAGCTGCCGCAGGTCCCGCCCATCGAAGCGAACGAGCCCGAGCTGGCCGAGGTCCGCAACTTCCGGGACGTGGGCGGCCTGCCGACGACGGACGGGCGCGCCGTGCACCCGGGCCGCCTCTTCCGCAGCGGCCACCTCGCCCATGCCACCGAGGAGGACGTCACCTTCCTCGACTCGCTCGGACTGCACACGGTCTTCGACTTCCGGAACCTCGCCGACCGGAAGATCGAGGGGCCGGACGTCGATCTTCCGGGCGTGCGGAACGTGAACATACCCCTCAACGACCCGGCCGACGGCAAGGAGTTCTGGAAGCTGGTCCGCGACGGCGACATCGAGCAGCTTCGGGAGATCCTCGGCGACGGCAAGGCCGCGGACCGAATGTCCGACTCGTACCGGAAGATGGTGGTCGAGCGGACCGATGAGCACAGCCGGATCCTGCACTCCCTGGCCGAGGACAGCCTTCCCGCCCTGATGCACTGCGCGGCCGGCAAGGACCGCGCCGGGCTCTCCATCGCGATCACCCTGCTGGCCGTCGGGGTCGAGCGGGAGGCGATCGAGGCCGACTACGTGAAGTCGAACGCCCCGCACCGCCGCTACAAGGTGCGCCGCAGCTCCACCGCCCCGGACGCGATGTCGCCCGAGGTGATGGAGCTGCTGAGCCCGCTGTTCGACGCGCGGGTGGAGTACCTGCGGGGCGCCTTCGAGATGATCGAGGCGACCTGGGGCTCGGTGGACGCCTACCTCTCGGACGGCCTGAAGCTGTCTCCGGAGACCCGCGAGCGCCTCCGCGAGCGGCTGCTCACGGAGGCGTGA